In the Deltaproteobacteria bacterium genome, CTCAGCCCCGGGCTCCCCGGAGCAGGAGGGCACCCGTCGCCGCGAAGAGCGCCCCCGGGAGCCACGCGGCCAGGAGGGGCGGCAGCATCCCCTTGCGCCCCAGCGAAAGGGACGCCGACAGGAACACCCAGCAGGCGAACCCCACGAGGAGCCCCAGCCCGATGCTGCGCCACACCCCGCCCGCGCGGGGGGCGCGCAGCGCGAACGGGATCGCCAGCATCGCGATCAGGACGTTCAACAGCGGGTAGGCGATCTTCGCGTGGAGGTCCGTTTCGTACCGCTTCGCCTCGTACCCCTTCCGCTTCAACTCCCGCACGTACCCCGACAGCTGCCCGTACGTCATCTCGTCCGGCGGGGTTTCCCCGCGGAGAAGCCCCTCGATCTTTTCCGGCAGCCGGTACGTCCGGACGGCGAACGGGTCGACCGCCGTCTCGCCGAAGCGCCGCTCCCGCCCGTCGTGCAGCTCCCACGATCCGTCGGGCAAAAGCCGTGCGTCGCGGGCGTCGATCCGGCGCACGGGACGGAATTCCCGGTCGAGCTGGAAATAGAGGAATCCCTGGAGGGAGCGGGACGGGGCGTCCACAAGATTGGCCGAGAGGATCCCCCCCTCGCCCCGGATCCAGTACCGGTTGGCGGAGAACTGCGCCGCGACGGAGCCGGGCCGCACCCGGAGCCGCTCGATCTCCCTGGCGTGGCGCTTCGCGGCGGGGACCACCAGCTCCGCGCTCGCCATGGACAGCGCCGACACGAGCGCGCATCCGATCACGACGGGGAGGCACGCGCGGGAAAGGCTCACCCCCCCCGAAAACATGGCGGTCAGCTCGTTCCCCCGCACCCGAAGCGAGATCACGACGAGGACCGCGAGCAGCGTGCCCACGGGGGACGTCATCACGAACACTCCGGGGAGGATCGACAGGTAGTACCAGCCGATCTCGGCGAATCCCGCCTTGTTGCGGAAGAATTTCTCGGCGTGGTCGACGAAGTCGATCACCAGGAAAAGAACCAGGAAACCCAGGATGCACGCCGCCGCGGCCCGGAGGAACTCGCGGAACATGTACCGGGAGAGGACCTTCATCTCCGGGCCAGCAACGCCCGCAGCGGGGCGGGGAGCTCGAGGTGGCGCATCTCCGACCGCCACAGGATCCATCCGGCCAGGGAGAGCCCGAGCACGTTGGGAGTCCACAGCAGCGCGATCATCCCCGGCTGCGACCGGTTCTCCAGGGCCCCCCCCGCCGCCAGGAACACGTAGTAGGCCAGCACCAGGGCGATCGTGATCCCGAAGGCGGACGATTTCCCCCGGGCCCGCTGCGCCATTCCCAGGGGGATCGCGAGGAGGCCGAAGGAGAGGCAGGAGACCGCCAGCGAGAGGCGCCGGTGGAAGTGGTAGCGGTACGTCGCGCCGCGCTTCGCCCCCCCCGCCTCCCGCACCCTCCGGGAGAGCTCGGGGAGCGTCATCCCCTTCGGGTCGTCTCCCCCGAGGACGGATGGCGTCCCGAGCGGAACCCGGAACTCCATCCGGTCGAAGGAAGCCAGACGGTACAGCCGGTCCGCCGGCTGGTCGCCGTGCACCGTCCCCCCGGAGAGATCGAAGCCGACCGCACCCTCGTCCCCCGCCGGCAGGAACCGCCCCTCCCGGGAGAAGACCAGGAGCGGCTCGTCGCTCCCCGCGCGGAAGGAGAGGAACACCCCCGTCATCCGTTGTCCGTCCGCGGACACCCGGTCCGGGTAGACCAGGACGTCCGGCGTGATCTCCCGGAAGACGTGCTCCGAGGCCCCGGCGCCCGCGCGCTCCGCGACGATCCGCGCCAGGGTGCGCTGCGTCTCCCGGTATCCCCACGGGATTCCCCGCCACGAGACCAGGACGGTCGCGGCGAACGTGATCCCGCACGCGATCAGGACCGGCACGGCGATCCCGCGCATCCCCACGCCCGCGCCGCCCAGGGCGGTGGTCTCCGAATCCGCCGAAAGCCGTCCGAGCGCCAGCAGCACGGCGAGGAGCAGGGAAGCGGGGAGGGTGATCTCGAGGAACGGGGGGAAGAGGGAGAGGAGAAGCCGTCCCACCAGCCGCGCCGGAACCCCGCGCGCGATCACCAGGTCGGCCATCCGGGAGAAGCGGTTCAGCAGGACCACGAGGGTGAAGCTCCCGAGGCCGACCAGGAACGGCCCCGTCATCTCGGCGAGGAGATATTTCCGGGAGATTTTCATCGTGTAGTATCATACTTGATCAAGATGAGATTTTTCGAAGGTTCGCGGGGGTTTCCCGCCGGGACGGAGACCTCCCTGACGATCGGGAACTTCGACGGGGTCCACCTCGGGCACAGGGAGCTTCTCCGGAGGACCGTCGCGCACGCGCGGGATCTCGGCGTCCTGGCCGCCGTCCTGACCTTTTCGCCGCACCCGATCCGTTTCTTCTCCCCGAAGGCTCGATTCTACGAGATCACGAGCACGGCGGAGAAGGCGGAGCGGATGGAGGAGCTGGGCATCGACGCCATGGTGGTCGAGTCGTTCGACGGCGAGATCGGCGGCATGGCGCCGGAGGAGTTCGCCCGGACGGTCGTCCGCGGGCGGATGGGGGCGCGCGTCGTGACGGTGGGATACGATTTCACCTTCGGGAAGGGGCGGACCGGTTCGCCCGCGATGCTTTCGAGCCTGGGGGCCGAGCTCGGGTTCTCCGTGGACGTCGTGCCGCCGCTCCTGCGGGGCGGCGCGATCGTGAGCTCGAGCCGGATCCGGGACCTGCTGCTGGGCGGAAGGGTCCGGG is a window encoding:
- a CDS encoding LptF/LptG family permease, with the translated sequence MKISRKYLLAEMTGPFLVGLGSFTLVVLLNRFSRMADLVIARGVPARLVGRLLLSLFPPFLEITLPASLLLAVLLALGRLSADSETTALGGAGVGMRGIAVPVLIACGITFAATVLVSWRGIPWGYRETQRTLARIVAERAGAGASEHVFREITPDVLVYPDRVSADGQRMTGVFLSFRAGSDEPLLVFSREGRFLPAGDEGAVGFDLSGGTVHGDQPADRLYRLASFDRMEFRVPLGTPSVLGGDDPKGMTLPELSRRVREAGGAKRGATYRYHFHRRLSLAVSCLSFGLLAIPLGMAQRARGKSSAFGITIALVLAYYVFLAAGGALENRSQPGMIALLWTPNVLGLSLAGWILWRSEMRHLELPAPLRALLARR
- the lptG gene encoding LPS export ABC transporter permease LptG, whose protein sequence is MKVLSRYMFREFLRAAAACILGFLVLFLVIDFVDHAEKFFRNKAGFAEIGWYYLSILPGVFVMTSPVGTLLAVLVVISLRVRGNELTAMFSGGVSLSRACLPVVIGCALVSALSMASAELVVPAAKRHAREIERLRVRPGSVAAQFSANRYWIRGEGGILSANLVDAPSRSLQGFLYFQLDREFRPVRRIDARDARLLPDGSWELHDGRERRFGETAVDPFAVRTYRLPEKIEGLLRGETPPDEMTYGQLSGYVRELKRKGYEAKRYETDLHAKIAYPLLNVLIAMLAIPFALRAPRAGGVWRSIGLGLLVGFACWVFLSASLSLGRKGMLPPLLAAWLPGALFAATGALLLRGARG
- a CDS encoding bifunctional riboflavin kinase/FAD synthetase, whose amino-acid sequence is MRFFEGSRGFPAGTETSLTIGNFDGVHLGHRELLRRTVAHARDLGVLAAVLTFSPHPIRFFSPKARFYEITSTAEKAERMEELGIDAMVVESFDGEIGGMAPEEFARTVVRGRMGARVVTVGYDFTFGKGRTGSPAMLSSLGAELGFSVDVVPPLLRGGAIVSSSRIRDLLLGGRVREASALLHRPYRMSGKVVLGASRGRKLGFPTANVQFTQELVPLPGVYVVDADAGAGPVRGVANVGFNPTFGENSLGLEVHLIDFDGDLYGREITVWFHDRIRDERKFQSVEELVRQIDKDVKRAREARVPHRGEIREPSGGRRRGAGGR